A window of Pomacea canaliculata isolate SZHN2017 linkage group LG3, ASM307304v1, whole genome shotgun sequence contains these coding sequences:
- the LOC112560737 gene encoding malignant T-cell-amplified sequence 1-like, with the protein MFKKFSGKEMVTNVNNSKSSVQKGIRNQLVEQFPFIEDYLDEIVPKKEPLKIVKCQDHLELLASQTGELLFFRQRDGPYYPTLRLLHKYPFILPHMQVDKGAIGFVLSGANIMCPGLTSPGARMTKVDKDAIVAIMAEGKETALAIGLTKMSTDEILSKNKGVGVDNIHFLNDGLWQMKAVK; encoded by the exons atgtttaaaaa GTTCAGTGGCAAGGAAATGGTCACTAATGTGAACAACTCCAAATCCTCAGTACAAAAGGGAATCAGAAATCAGCTGGTTGAACAATTTCCTTTTATTGAAGATTATCTGGATGAAATTGTGCCAAAGAAGGAGCCACTCAAAATTGTTAAatg CCAAGACCACCTTGAACTTCTAGCATCCCAAACTGGAGAGCTGCTGTTTTTTAGACAGAGAGATGGACCTTATTATCCTACTCTTCGGCTTCTTCACAAAT ATCCCTTCATATTGCCACACATGCAGGTAGATAAAGGTGCCATTGGGTTTGTACTAAGTGGGGCGAACATCATGTGTCCAGGCCTGACCTCACCTGGTGCTCGCATGACAAAAGTTGACAAAGATGCTATTGTC GCTATTATGGCAGAGGGAAAGGAAACAGCACTTGCAATTGGCCTCACAAAGATGTCTACGGATGAAAT tttgAGCAAGAATAAAGGAGTGGGCGTTGACAACATTCATTTCTTGAATGACGGTCTTTGGCAGATGAAGGCAGTAAAATAG